The nucleotide sequence AGTCCTAAAGAACACGAAGGAACCAGGCTAAATGGAGGGAGAGGAGTGACCAGCAGGGAGAACTCAGCATATATAAAGGCCTGAAGGAACAAGAGTGGCAGGTTCCAAGAACTGAAAAATACTCAATGTGACTGGTGTGTAAAGTATGGGGGGGGTGTTCAAGATGCCACTACAAAGGTAAGCAGGGGTGAGAACACGAATGACCTGTAAGTAAAGTATGGTGACAGGAAACCATTGAAgggtttttaaatgaatgaatggcctttgcatttaaaaaaaaaaatgcttgggcTACAGAGTAGACAGTGAATTTGTATGGTGAGTATGGAGTCAGGAGGAACTGTTGAATCCAGGTGAGAAGTAATGGTAGCTTGAATTAAGATGTAGAGATAAATAAGTGGGTTTGAGAGTTCTTAAAGACAGATGTGGTGCAAAAGAACCTGGCTGTCTTCTGGGCAGCTGAGAGCTGTGAGGTCACTGACAGAACAGGAGGAGGATCGGCATGGAGGGGAGAAGATGCATTCAGGTTGGGGAATCTGTGGTTTATGAAATGATCTCTAGTTGTCACCTGGCTAAAATGGTTCTGGAGTTGGGGTGAAAGATCTGGACTGGACCAGTGTCATAGACTGGGGAGTCTTCAGCATAGCTGGCTTTTGAAACCAAGGGAATGGACAAAGTCATCCAGGAAGCATGTGTAAAATGGCAGAGCTCTGAGGAACTCTGAACATTAATAACAAATAATGtccagaaagggaaaagaaaaaaaaattgaggtagtGGAAATGAGAGTATTTGATGAAGGCTGTTTCATAGCAAATGTCGCCAAGAATTAATGTAAGAGGCGGACTGAAAAGTATGTACTGGACTTAGCAACAAGGAGGACCTTGGAGAAGGAAGGCAGCATTAAGTAGTGGTTTAAAACCTTGGGATTCTGGAATCAGgttgcctgggtttgaatcctggctctacaaTTTACTCGTGAGGTTATCCTGGGCAACCcacttgacctcagggttgttgtaaggattcaaTTAATAGAATACTTAAATTGTGCCAGACACATACTAAGCAGTATATAAAAGTTAGTTCTTATTACTAAGGCATTTGAGAAAAAAGCTTTCCTAAGAAGGCAAGAGGGTATGGATCCAGAGCACAGAAGAGTTAGCCTTCGTTAGGATGGCCATCACTCCCACTGTGAAAGAGGAAAGGATGAGTGTAGatgtagaattctaggttggttaACAATAAGCTGAAGTTATGTGTGATGGcttctatttttctctgaagTAGGAGGTGAAGTCATCtgctgagaaaggaaaagggggtaACATTTAGAAGTAGAGAGGAATGGGAGCTAATGTCGCAAACATAGGATTCATATAAGATTGATGATTGAATGTATAGTAGCACCAATCTGCACAGTTGCGTGATTTTTCTCCATCCATGCTCAGCAAGGTAGGTAGATTGGTGGATTTACCCAGAGTTGAAGTGTGGCTAGCTGGGCACAGCCAGGTGGGTAAGAACTGAGGACTGCTTCACAGGCTGCTCGTCTGATAAAGATGTGTTCTGTACCTTCTTGTCTGTACAGCTGCTTTGACAGGACTGGGGGGACAACCCAACCTTAGCCCTGGCTGGGCCTTGCATACACAAAACTTCTCCCACCTGCCTGTGGACTGCCTACCATAGCTAAAATGTACCCATTCTTCAGGTCCTCGCTGTCTCTCAGGAACCCCTGCTTACAGCTCTAAATCAAGCCTACAGACCTCATGTTCTTCCCCCACAGTGAAAGTCTGCCCCTATTTCATGTGTGTGCTTTCTGTCCCACTGTGAAGCAGGCAGGACCTCATCTGCAGCTTCTTGATCATATTCCCTATTCCCCTCCACAGGATTGGGCACACAGCTGGTGCCGCTGTGAGACCCATTCCTGCCCCTGCCGAGCACTCACCATTATAGGAGAGTGTGAGGCTCTCCAGAGACACCCAGGAGCTCAGCAGGTGGCACAGTGTCAGAGCCGCCTCCGTGGAGAGCGGAACTGTGAATAGCTCCAAGGTGGAAATGCTGCGGAATCGCTGGGAGGCCTCCAGTGCTGGAAGCCCCAGGCAGCTGGGATCTGATCCATCCAAAGCTCCACACGCCACTTCCCCGATCTCCATCTCTTCCCCATCCTCCTTCTCACCAGCCACAATGAAAACAAAGTCATACAGGTCTTCAGACTCTGCACCAGACCCCTGACGGGTGCGAGGACCCTTCTTCCCTGCAGCTCGCTTAAAACGCTTTAGGGGCTTGGGCTGTGGGGCTGAGCTAGCTGGAGCCCGTTTGGATGAGGATGTggaagaggaggcagaggaggtggtggctggagcagagggtggCCGCTTGGTGCCAGGAGCCTCGTGGGAGGTTGCTGGAGGGTGCAGATCCCTCTTAGGGTCTGTCCCACCTGCTGTCAGGCTCTCCTGTGTGCTCCGGCGTGTTACTCGGGTGGCAGGTGCAGCTCTGGCTGTCTGCTTGGCTTCGCTCTTCCGCCGAGAGGCCATCAGGGCTGCAGCACATCGCTCAGCAGCATCCCTGCGAGGCCGGCGTGAGCCCAGCAGGAGGGACCCTTCATCTCGGGATGGGGCCCGGCCTCGGGAGGCCTCTCCACAGAGGCGGCAAGGTGGGCCACCAGGGCCTGGCTGCCAGAAGCCAGCACTCATGGTGAGGATAAGGATGAAAAGGGCTGACTCAGGCACAGGCCAGGAGTACAGCGACACCTGGCTGACAGCCCCATGGTGAATAAGCTGATGCAGCAGCTGCCGAAGTGACTGCTGAGCAGCCACATCAGAGAACAGCAGGTGGCGGAACTTGAGGGTGTGCAAGGAACTGGCCAGGGTCTCCAGAACCCTGCGGTTGGGCTCAGCCACCAGCTCAGTTGCACCCTGCAGCATATTGCAGATGGTGAGCTGCCGGACATGGCGGGAGCTATGCAGAAGTGGTGAGAAGCGCTGGTCACAGAGACGCCTGTCAGAAGATACATCAATGGTCCCACGTAGAACATGGGAAAAAAAGGCCTCCATAAACTTGGCTCGCCAACAGGTCACACTCTGAAAGCAGAGAACATGCCAGACGGCTGTGATACTAAGAGGGTACCCTGCTGAACCATCATCCCGGGTTCTTCCCTTCCAATAGCTATTTGCTGAGCAAGGCAACATTCTAAATAATTTACacaaattcatttaatcttcacatcttTGAGGTATGTATTACTActagtcccattttacagttagGAAAAAACAAGGCACAAAGGTTGTTACTGCCTGTGGTTACACAGATAAGTGGTAGAATCAAGATTGAACCCAGGAAATTTGGTTCCAGAGAATATTTTGCTATAGTGCCTGCCGTTCAAGTGAAACAATCCTGTAACTTCTTCCATGTCTGTTTCTAGAACCTGATCCCAACTTCCCATTCTTATTACCATCTTTGTTCAGACccttatcacctcacacctgaccTCACTTCATTAGCTTCCTGAATGCTCCCCCatctccttttcccctccccaaacTTTTGTGCAAGTCCACTGGATTCATCTTTATAAAACATGTCTGATTACATTCTGctttaaccccccccccccccgccccactgccGCCCACCCAAGTCCACTGCTGAGGGCTAATCTGAAGTTCCTCAGCCTGGCAGGGAAAGCCCTGCACAATATGGCCTCTGTCTATCTGAGCAGCTTTATCTCTCACATCTT is from Zalophus californianus isolate mZalCal1 chromosome 4, mZalCal1.pri.v2, whole genome shotgun sequence and encodes:
- the LRRC41 gene encoding leucine-rich repeat-containing protein 41 isoform X2 — its product is MRTTRVGLVNTDALPGPILQSILPLLNIYYLERIEETALKKGLSTQAIWRRLWDELMKTRPSSLESVTCWRAKFMEAFFSHVLRGTIDVSSDRRLCDQRFSPLLHSSRHVRQLTICNMLQGATELVAEPNRRVLETLASSLHTLKFRHLLFSDVAAQQSLRQLLHQLIHHGAVSQVSLYSWPVPESALFILILTMSAGFWQPGPGGPPCRLCGEASRGRAPSRDEGSLLLGSRRPRRDAAERCAAALMASRRKSEAKQTARAAPATRVTRRSTQESLTAGGTDPKRDLHPPATSHEAPGTKRPPSAPATTSSASSSTSSSKRAPASSAPQPKPLKRFKRAAGKKGPRTRQGSGAESEDLYDFVFIVAGEKEDGEEMEIGEVACGALDGSDPSCLGLPALEASQRFRSISTLELFTVPLSTEAALTLCHLLSSWVSLESLTLSYNGLGSNIFRLLDSLRALSGQAGCRLRALHLSDLFSPLPILELTRAIVRALPLLRVLSIRVDHPSQRDNPAVPGNAGPPSHIIGDEEIPENCLEQLEMGFPRGAQPAPLLCSVLKASGSLQQLSLDSATFASPQDFGLVLQTLKEYNLALKRLSFHDMNLADCQSEVLFLLQNLTLQEITFSFCRLFEKRPAQFLPEMVAAMKGNSTLKGLRLPGNRLGNAGLLALADVFSEDSSSSLCQLDISSNCIKPDGLLEFAKRLERWGRGAFGHLRLFQNWLDQDAVTAREAIRRLRATCHVVSDSWDSSQAFADYVSTM